The Zalophus californianus isolate mZalCal1 chromosome X, mZalCal1.pri.v2, whole genome shotgun sequence genome window below encodes:
- the PLAC1 gene encoding placenta-specific protein 1 — MKVFELIGGMVILTSVFSACAAQSPVTVLCSIDWFMVTVHPFMLNNDVYVHFHELHLGLGCPANHVQPHAYQFTYRVTECGIRAKAVSLDMVMYSTELHYASKGTSSKYTIPVSCTAPQQSPWLAPPCSVRVAGGTGTASQLGRASYDVFTLSQSSQRPDCDCPPCVFGEEECTQAPRHQAEAQEGQLVRPSASVDVSEDWSLCLDDFIESM; from the coding sequence ATGAAAGTGTTCGAGTTGATAGGAGGGATGGTCATCCTCACCTCTGTGTTTTCGGCCTGTGCGGCACAAAGTCCAGTGACTGTGCTGTGCTCCATAGACTGGTTCATGGTCACCGTGCACCCCTTCATGTTGAATAACGACGTATACGTGCACTTCCATGAGTTACACTTGGGCCTGGGCTGCCCTGCCAACCACGTTCAGCCACACGCCTACCAGTTCACCTACCGCGTTACAGAATGTGGCATCCGGGCCAAGGCTGTGTCTCTGGACATGGTCATGTACAGCACAGAGCTGCACTATGCTTCCAAGGGGACCTCTTCGAAGTacacgatcccagtgtcctgcACTGCTCCCCAACAGTCCCCATGGCTTGCTCCGCCCTGCTCCGTGAGAGTAGCTGGTGGGACAGGCACCGCCTCTCAGCTCGGCAGGGCAAGCTATGACGTGTTCACCTTGTCGCAGTCCAGCCAAAGGCCTGACTGCGACTGTCCGCCTTGTGTCTTCGGCGAAGAGGAGTGTACCCAGGCCCCCCGGCACCAAGCGGAGGCTCAGGAGGGCCAGCTGGTGCGGCCGTCTGCCTCTGTGGATGTTTCTGAAGACTGGTCTCTTTGCTTGGATGATTTCATTGAGTCCATGTGA